A single window of Crassostrea angulata isolate pt1a10 chromosome 8, ASM2561291v2, whole genome shotgun sequence DNA harbors:
- the LOC128161408 gene encoding mucin-2-like, whose translation MSTGGIQTKGVPSTSIRTHTEVSTNGGASFSTDTPTYNTETPTKKSLSTVTSTTTLAYQTTLVDASIGVRKRQMSTGGIETKGVPSTSIRTHTEVSTNGGSSFSTDTPTYNTETPTKTSLSTGTSTMTLAYQTTLVDASIRVPKRQMSTGGIQTKGTSSNSCPLSLSISTHKNFKKKNKTVNLDLFYFTDTPTYTTKKSLSTGTSTMTLAYQTILDDDSKKQDNLFMDPEWKGMLVWSILMTILIILILLKRWLQAKCRNCAHTRPEQLATTEQPATIPSATSTPAPTSSPEIVHLNPAFSPLSFTPPSLATTPSTITSTPPDTAQCLTSALTSRSTPPASPAESIEMQTPPSLATTPETPSTVTSTKPLLSQTSVSDNTRSKTAKRQLNL comes from the exons ATGTCGACAGGAGGAATTCAAACAAAAG gTGTGCCATCCACATCAATTCGCACCCACACCGAGGTCTCCACCAATGGCGGTGCTAGCTTTTCCACAGACACCCCCACTTACAACACTGAGACCCCCACCAAAAAGAGTTTGTCCACTGTGACCTCTACCACGACCCTGGCTTATCAGACTACTTTAGTTGATG CATCCATTGGGGTACGTAAGAGACAGATGTCGACAGGAGGAATTGAAACAAAAG gTGTGCCATCCACATCAATTCGCACCCACACCGAGGTCTCCACCAATGGCGGTTCTAGCTTTTCCACAGACACCCCCACTTACAACACTGAGACCCCCACCAAAACAAGTTTGTCCACTGGGACCTCTACCATGACCCTGGCTTATCAGACTACTTTAGTTGATG CATCCATTAGGGTACCTAAGAGACAGATGTCGACAGGAGGAATTCAAACAAAAGGTACAT CATCTAACTCTTGCCCTCTCTCTTTATCTATCTCTAcccataaaaatttcaaaaaaaaaaacaaaacagtcaacttagatttattttatttcacagACACCCCCACTTATACCACCAAAAAGAGTTTGTCCACTGGGACCTCTACCATGACCCTGGCATATCAGACTATTTTAGATGATG ATTCCAAAAAGCAAGACAACCTCTTCATGGACCCCGAGTGGaaag gAATGTTGGTGTGGTCAATCTTGATGACCATTCTCATCATACTAATATTGCTGAAAAGATGGTTGCAAGCAAAATGTCGAAATTGTGCACATACCCGACCTGAACAACTAGCTACCACTGAACAACCAGCTACAATACCTTCAGCAACATCAACACCAGCACCAACTTCCTCACCAGAAATTGTACACCTAAACCCAGCATTCTCTCCGTTGTCATTCACTCCTCCTTCCTTGGCCACGACCCCAAGCACCATAACCTCAACCCCACCAGACACTGCACAATGCTTAACTTCAGCACTCACGAGTCGGTCAACTCCACCCGCTTCACCAGCTGAAAGCATAGAAATGCAAACCCCGCCATCACTTGCCACAACCCCTGAAACACCATCCACGGTGACCTCAACCAAACCTCTGCTAAGTCAAACATCAGTCTCTGACAACACAAGGTCCAAGACGGCAAAGAGGCAACTTAACTTGTAA
- the LOC128161410 gene encoding uncharacterized protein LOC128161410 isoform X2: protein MADFSDLIDFETSPEFEELWKQIEKQEIEKQTPSFSKSSIVPQKGATQASKVVVQDSTGPSVLKNLLSGTVKKEQTTTSPFNEKAENVKTTIIPLVPVLADNDHIKTELPFKRYSACTSSVSTPSYSPAHDENWPPTLTDSTTLAANAEDSILTTFRRNNKKKFKTLEKRFSEPLAVASRELEVLKSLQKRMALDLQQSEIILNYLTSKYGEPEKKRAKFSSS from the exons ATGGCAGACTTTTCTGATTTAAT TGACTTTGAAACATCTCCTGAGTTCGAAGAATTATGGAAACAAATAGAAAAACAGGAAATAGAGAAGCAGACCCCTTCATTCTCAAA atctTCCATTGTTCCTCAAAAAGGAGCGACGCAGGCGTCTAAAGTAGTGGTTCAAGATAGCACAGGGCCTTCCGTCCTGAAGAACTTACTGTCAGGCACAGTAAAAAAGGAACAAACAACGACCAGCCCTTTCAACGAAAAAGCAGAGAACGTCAAAACAACAATTATCCCTCTGGTCCCAGTTTTGGCAGACAATGATCACATTAAAACAGAGCTACCTTTCAAAAG gTACTCTGCTTGTACTTCAAGTGTATCGACACCGTCATACTCTCCTGCGCATGATGAAAACTGGCCCCCAACACTAACGGATTCTACAACGTTAGCCGCCAACGCAGAGGACTCAATTCTCACAACGTTCAG gaggaataataaaaaaaagtttaagacCCTGGAGAAGAGATTTTCAGAGCCCTTGGCTGTTGCTTCCCGAGAGTTGGAAGTTCTAAAATCCTTGCAAAAGCGGATGGCGCTGGATCTTCAGCAAAGtgagataattttaaattatctcACATCGAAATACGGAGAGCCCGAGAAGAAACGTGCAAAATTTTCTTCTTCCTAA
- the LOC128161410 gene encoding uncharacterized protein LOC128161410 isoform X1, whose protein sequence is MICCIYGKLVIESFVSYTYRGIFLFTYLCSDFETSPEFEELWKQIEKQEIEKQTPSFSKSSIVPQKGATQASKVVVQDSTGPSVLKNLLSGTVKKEQTTTSPFNEKAENVKTTIIPLVPVLADNDHIKTELPFKRYSACTSSVSTPSYSPAHDENWPPTLTDSTTLAANAEDSILTTFRRNNKKKFKTLEKRFSEPLAVASRELEVLKSLQKRMALDLQQSEIILNYLTSKYGEPEKKRAKFSSS, encoded by the exons ATGATTTGTTGCATATACGGTAAACTAGTAATTGAAAGTTTTGTGTCATATACATACCggggtatttttttatttacttatttatgcAGTGACTTTGAAACATCTCCTGAGTTCGAAGAATTATGGAAACAAATAGAAAAACAGGAAATAGAGAAGCAGACCCCTTCATTCTCAAA atctTCCATTGTTCCTCAAAAAGGAGCGACGCAGGCGTCTAAAGTAGTGGTTCAAGATAGCACAGGGCCTTCCGTCCTGAAGAACTTACTGTCAGGCACAGTAAAAAAGGAACAAACAACGACCAGCCCTTTCAACGAAAAAGCAGAGAACGTCAAAACAACAATTATCCCTCTGGTCCCAGTTTTGGCAGACAATGATCACATTAAAACAGAGCTACCTTTCAAAAG gTACTCTGCTTGTACTTCAAGTGTATCGACACCGTCATACTCTCCTGCGCATGATGAAAACTGGCCCCCAACACTAACGGATTCTACAACGTTAGCCGCCAACGCAGAGGACTCAATTCTCACAACGTTCAG gaggaataataaaaaaaagtttaagacCCTGGAGAAGAGATTTTCAGAGCCCTTGGCTGTTGCTTCCCGAGAGTTGGAAGTTCTAAAATCCTTGCAAAAGCGGATGGCGCTGGATCTTCAGCAAAGtgagataattttaaattatctcACATCGAAATACGGAGAGCCCGAGAAGAAACGTGCAAAATTTTCTTCTTCCTAA